Proteins encoded together in one Gallus gallus isolate bGalGal1 chromosome 18, bGalGal1.mat.broiler.GRCg7b, whole genome shotgun sequence window:
- the PSMD12 gene encoding 26S proteasome non-ATPase regulatory subunit 12 isoform X2 has product MAEGGAERADGRIVKMEVDYSATVDQRLPECERLAQEGRLQEVIENLLSLEKQTRTASDMVSTSRILVAIVKMCYEAKDWDALNENIILLSKRRSQLKQAVAKMVQQCCTYVEDITDLPVKLRLIDTLRTVTEGKIYVEIERARLTKTLATIKEQNGEVKEAASILQELQVETYGSMEKKERVEFILEQMRLCLAVKDYIRTQIISKKINTKFFQEENTEKLKLKYYNLMIQLDQHEGSYLSICKHYRAIYDTPCIQAESEKWQQALKSVVLYVILSPYDNEQSDLVHRISSDKKLEEIPKYKDLLKLFTTMELMRWTALVEEYGKELREGSLDSPATDVFGCTEEGEKRWKDLKNRVVEHPASIIFCT; this is encoded by the exons ATGGCGGagggcggcgcggagcgggcCGATGGCCGCATCGTGAAAATGGAGGTGGATTATAGCGCGACGGTGGACCAGCGGCTGCCCGAGTGCGAGCGACTGGCGCAG GAGGGGAGATTGCAAGAAGTAATTGAAAACCTTCTCTCCTTGGAAAAACAAACGCGAACG GCTTCTGACATGGTTTCCACATCGCGTATCTTAGTGGCTATAGTGAAGATGTGTTATGAAGCTAAAGACTGGGATGCtctgaatgaaaatattattcttcTGTCAAAGAGAAGAAGTCAGTTAAAACAG GCAGTTGCTAAAATggtccagcagtgctgcacttaCGTTGAAGACATCACAGACTTACCAGTGAAACTGCGCTTAATTGACACGTTGCGTACagttacagaaggaaaa ATATATGTGGAAATCGAACGTGCTCGCCTGACAAAGACACTTGCAAcaataaaagaacagaatggTGAAGTGAAAGAGGCTGCCTCTATTCTGCAAGAATTGCAG gTGGAAACTTACGGttcaatggaaaagaaagaacgTGTAGAATTTATCCTTGAGCAGATGAGGCTCTGTCTAGCTGTAAAAGACTACATTCGGACTCAAATTATCagcaaaaaaattaatacaaaattttttcaagaagaaaacacagaa AAACTAAAATTGAAATACTACAACCTAATGATCCAGCTGGATCAACACGAAGGCTCCTACCTCTCCATTTGTAAGCACTACAGAGCCATTTATGATACTCCATGTATTCAAGCTGAGAGTGAAAAGTGGCAGCag GCACTGAAGAGCGTTGTTCTTTATGTTATTCTTTCACCTTATGACAACGAACAATCTGATTTGGTGCACAGAATTAGTAGTGACAAAAAGCTAGAAGAAATCCCGAAGTATAA AGACCTCCTAAAATTATTTACCACCATGGAGTTGATGCGATGGACTGCCCTAGTTGAAGAATATGGGAAAGAATTGAGAGAAGGGTCCCTCGACAGTCCTGCAACAGATGTTTTTGGCTGTACAGAGGAAGGtgaaaagagatggaaagatTTAAAGAACAGAGTTGTGGAACAT CCTGCCTCAATTATTTTTTGCACATAA
- the PSMD12 gene encoding 26S proteasome non-ATPase regulatory subunit 12 codes for MAEGGAERADGRIVKMEVDYSATVDQRLPECERLAQEGRLQEVIENLLSLEKQTRTASDMVSTSRILVAIVKMCYEAKDWDALNENIILLSKRRSQLKQAVAKMVQQCCTYVEDITDLPVKLRLIDTLRTVTEGKIYVEIERARLTKTLATIKEQNGEVKEAASILQELQVETYGSMEKKERVEFILEQMRLCLAVKDYIRTQIISKKINTKFFQEENTEKLKLKYYNLMIQLDQHEGSYLSICKHYRAIYDTPCIQAESEKWQQALKSVVLYVILSPYDNEQSDLVHRISSDKKLEEIPKYKDLLKLFTTMELMRWTALVEEYGKELREGSLDSPATDVFGCTEEGEKRWKDLKNRVVEHNIRIMAKYYTRITMKRMAQLLDLSVDESEEFLSNLVVNKTIFAKVDRLAGIINFQRPKDPNNILNDWSHKLNSLMALVNKTTHLIAKEEMIHNLQ; via the exons ATGGCGGagggcggcgcggagcgggcCGATGGCCGCATCGTGAAAATGGAGGTGGATTATAGCGCGACGGTGGACCAGCGGCTGCCCGAGTGCGAGCGACTGGCGCAG GAGGGGAGATTGCAAGAAGTAATTGAAAACCTTCTCTCCTTGGAAAAACAAACGCGAACG GCTTCTGACATGGTTTCCACATCGCGTATCTTAGTGGCTATAGTGAAGATGTGTTATGAAGCTAAAGACTGGGATGCtctgaatgaaaatattattcttcTGTCAAAGAGAAGAAGTCAGTTAAAACAG GCAGTTGCTAAAATggtccagcagtgctgcacttaCGTTGAAGACATCACAGACTTACCAGTGAAACTGCGCTTAATTGACACGTTGCGTACagttacagaaggaaaa ATATATGTGGAAATCGAACGTGCTCGCCTGACAAAGACACTTGCAAcaataaaagaacagaatggTGAAGTGAAAGAGGCTGCCTCTATTCTGCAAGAATTGCAG gTGGAAACTTACGGttcaatggaaaagaaagaacgTGTAGAATTTATCCTTGAGCAGATGAGGCTCTGTCTAGCTGTAAAAGACTACATTCGGACTCAAATTATCagcaaaaaaattaatacaaaattttttcaagaagaaaacacagaa AAACTAAAATTGAAATACTACAACCTAATGATCCAGCTGGATCAACACGAAGGCTCCTACCTCTCCATTTGTAAGCACTACAGAGCCATTTATGATACTCCATGTATTCAAGCTGAGAGTGAAAAGTGGCAGCag GCACTGAAGAGCGTTGTTCTTTATGTTATTCTTTCACCTTATGACAACGAACAATCTGATTTGGTGCACAGAATTAGTAGTGACAAAAAGCTAGAAGAAATCCCGAAGTATAA AGACCTCCTAAAATTATTTACCACCATGGAGTTGATGCGATGGACTGCCCTAGTTGAAGAATATGGGAAAGAATTGAGAGAAGGGTCCCTCGACAGTCCTGCAACAGATGTTTTTGGCTGTACAGAGGAAGGtgaaaagagatggaaagatTTAAAGAACAGAGTTGTGGAACAT AATATTAGAATAATGGCTAAATATTATACCAGAATTACAATGAAGAGAATGGCACAGCTCCTGGATCTGTCCGTTGAT GAATCGGAGGAGTTCCTGTCTAACCTAGTAGTTAACAAGACCATCTTTGCTAAAGTAGACAGGCTGGCAGGAATTATCAATTTCCAGAGGCCTAAGGATCCAAACAATATACTGAATGACTGGTCTCACAAGCTGAACTCACTAATGGCCCTAGTTAACAAAACCACACATCTCATTGCCAAAGAGGAGATGATACATAACCTACAGTAA
- the PSMD12 gene encoding 26S proteasome non-ATPase regulatory subunit 12 isoform X1, whose translation MVSTSRILVAIVKMCYEAKDWDALNENIILLSKRRSQLKQAVAKMVQQCCTYVEDITDLPVKLRLIDTLRTVTEGKIYVEIERARLTKTLATIKEQNGEVKEAASILQELQVETYGSMEKKERVEFILEQMRLCLAVKDYIRTQIISKKINTKFFQEENTEKLKLKYYNLMIQLDQHEGSYLSICKHYRAIYDTPCIQAESEKWQQALKSVVLYVILSPYDNEQSDLVHRISSDKKLEEIPKYKDLLKLFTTMELMRWTALVEEYGKELREGSLDSPATDVFGCTEEGEKRWKDLKNRVVEHNIRIMAKYYTRITMKRMAQLLDLSVDESEEFLSNLVVNKTIFAKVDRLAGIINFQRPKDPNNILNDWSHKLNSLMALVNKTTHLIAKEEMIHNLQ comes from the exons ATGGTTTCCACATCGCGTATCTTAGTGGCTATAGTGAAGATGTGTTATGAAGCTAAAGACTGGGATGCtctgaatgaaaatattattcttcTGTCAAAGAGAAGAAGTCAGTTAAAACAG GCAGTTGCTAAAATggtccagcagtgctgcacttaCGTTGAAGACATCACAGACTTACCAGTGAAACTGCGCTTAATTGACACGTTGCGTACagttacagaaggaaaa ATATATGTGGAAATCGAACGTGCTCGCCTGACAAAGACACTTGCAAcaataaaagaacagaatggTGAAGTGAAAGAGGCTGCCTCTATTCTGCAAGAATTGCAG gTGGAAACTTACGGttcaatggaaaagaaagaacgTGTAGAATTTATCCTTGAGCAGATGAGGCTCTGTCTAGCTGTAAAAGACTACATTCGGACTCAAATTATCagcaaaaaaattaatacaaaattttttcaagaagaaaacacagaa AAACTAAAATTGAAATACTACAACCTAATGATCCAGCTGGATCAACACGAAGGCTCCTACCTCTCCATTTGTAAGCACTACAGAGCCATTTATGATACTCCATGTATTCAAGCTGAGAGTGAAAAGTGGCAGCag GCACTGAAGAGCGTTGTTCTTTATGTTATTCTTTCACCTTATGACAACGAACAATCTGATTTGGTGCACAGAATTAGTAGTGACAAAAAGCTAGAAGAAATCCCGAAGTATAA AGACCTCCTAAAATTATTTACCACCATGGAGTTGATGCGATGGACTGCCCTAGTTGAAGAATATGGGAAAGAATTGAGAGAAGGGTCCCTCGACAGTCCTGCAACAGATGTTTTTGGCTGTACAGAGGAAGGtgaaaagagatggaaagatTTAAAGAACAGAGTTGTGGAACAT AATATTAGAATAATGGCTAAATATTATACCAGAATTACAATGAAGAGAATGGCACAGCTCCTGGATCTGTCCGTTGAT GAATCGGAGGAGTTCCTGTCTAACCTAGTAGTTAACAAGACCATCTTTGCTAAAGTAGACAGGCTGGCAGGAATTATCAATTTCCAGAGGCCTAAGGATCCAAACAATATACTGAATGACTGGTCTCACAAGCTGAACTCACTAATGGCCCTAGTTAACAAAACCACACATCTCATTGCCAAAGAGGAGATGATACATAACCTACAGTAA